The sequence below is a genomic window from Lytechinus pictus isolate F3 Inbred unplaced genomic scaffold, Lp3.0 scaffold_91, whole genome shotgun sequence.
ACATGCAGGCCTGGCTTACGTTTCTGTCCGATTTCAATGGCACAGTTATGTTTTCACACTCAACATGGGTAACTAATGCTCATTTTCAGTTCTTTACTGACGCTGCGGGTAGCATTGGCTTTGGTATATCCTTCCAGGATAAGTGGGCTCAAGGGAAATGGCCAGCTGAAATACTGGAGAAGAATTATTCCATCGCTTTTCTAGAGCTTTTCCCAATAGTAGTCGGTATACGTATGTGGGGGGGCTCTTCTAGCTAATTCTAAGGTCTTATTTTGGTCGGATAATCAAACAGTTGTTCATGTTGTTAATTCCTTAACTTCGAAATGTCCTAGTGTAATGAAACTGGTTCGTTTGCTGGAAGTTCTTTGTTTGGAACATAATATTATGTTCAAAGCACGTTACGTGCCAGGCTCTCGCAATGAAAAGGCTGATGCCCTCTCTCGTTTTCAGATGGACAGGTTTCGCAGGTTAGCACCAGGCGCAGATCTGGCTGGCAGCAAGCTTCCCGCCCATCTTTGGAGCAGCTTCATATAGAGAGAGAGCATCTGTTGTTTTCTTCGCGGGCGCCCGGCACTCATCATACTTATAGGAACGCTTGGTCTGTGTTTAAGCAGTTTCGGCTGCAATATCATTATGATATAAGTATACGTCCTGACGTTGAGCAGGTCGCTCAATTTATTGCTTATCTCTCCTGGAATGGGTATGCGGGGGCAACAATAAGTACATATATATCAGGCCTGGCTTTTACGATGCAAACATTGGGTTGGCCTGATGTGACTGACGCGTTTGTAATCCGGCGGCTGGTAGACGGGTGCAGGCGGAAAAATGCTCGCCGTGATACCCGGTGTCCCATAACCCTGCCTATTCTCAAATCCATCCTAAATTCATTGACTCACGTATGCGTTAATACGTATGATCTGGCATTGTTTCGGGCTGCCTTTCTAATCGCTTTCTTTGGTTTTCTTCGAGTAGGGGAGTTCACGTCTCGATCTAGACATGAACCCGTTCCTTTATCAGAAAAAGATGTTATTATTCAAGGTATGGGTAATCAAGCAAAATTGCGCATTGTGATTGCGAGGTCTAAAACAGATCAAACTGGACGTGGATGCTCGATTTTAATTCCACAGAATGTTGTTTCGTATGTATGCCCACTTCGCGCTGTAAATGATTACCTCGCTCTGCGGAGCTCGGTCGGCTCTGCCTTTTTCCGTCACTTTGACTCGTCACCCCTAACGAGGCACCAATTTGGCCAAGTTTTAAAGCGTGCCATTAGTTTTTGCGGGCTACCCGTTGCTCATTTCTCTTCCCATTCTTTCCGTATTGGGGCGGCAACTTCTGCAGCCATGGCATGTGTTCCCGATGTTTGCATTCAAAATATGGGGCGCTGGGCTTCCAACACACACAGATTGTATATTCGACAACCTCTCCCCCCTTAATTTAAGCAATTTTGCCAGTATGTTTATCACCCTTCTATGTTTAATACCAGTTTGTGCACAATTTAATATCGACCtaatgtttatttgtttttgttttttgacaaCCCCTAACGAGCAGTAAATATTAaccttactctctctctctctcgcttgtTGCCATAGTGACGCAATGGTTATCTTACCCGTTAATAGTTCCATGGGCGCAGGCAGAATTGCTCGCCCACTGTTAGTAGATTGTGGTCTTTGCTACACTTATCGTGTTTATGGTAActatgtaccccccccccctttttagaATGTACAATTGGTGCCgctgtttctttccttttctctcttccatGTGCAGTTATTTGGAGTCTCGACGTGGGTTGTGTCAGCATTCCACGGAATCGTAAGAGAGGAAGGGGACAATTCACGTTTCGCTGACGCGGGCAGTCCCGCTCTAGTTGGGGGCGGGCCCTCACTACTCGGCACGTGGCCGGGTCCTAAAACTCAATACATCCGCGAACAGGAGAACACTTGATTTCTTTGTCGCGGAGCGAAATCACTAGAGTAACAGCTGTTTTACCTCCGTCGAGGACTCGCTGGCTCGGACGTCGCGAACAGTTGGAACCTTTTTATGAGCAGATGTTATGACCTGAATACCTTATCCAGAACTCACACGTGGTATCATCAGATCTCACGTCCTTACTACAAACTTCACTATTTACTGACTaagccccgcccccccccccgcctctcCTTTATCTTAGTGCACTAGATTCTTCGCAAGTGGACTGAATGAGCATGAATCCTCCTAGATGGTTTAATTGTGCGTCCCTGTTCGTttaatgcacccccccccctttttttccccGCTTCTTAGCGTGGACCTTGTAAATACAGCATGGTTTGAACTATTGGCATCATATTGTGTTGTGGCGGCGGGCTGACGATGAGTCATCCCGTTTGGCGGCATTCCATTTTTTGCCACAACACATTATGATTCTTCACTTATTTTGGGCTTCCTgagataatatttttcatttatttagaccAATTTCGTATATTCCACTCCTCATGTTATAATGTGAACGGGGCTTGGTTCGTCACCCGATTTGGATGAGGCCACCAGCGAATTCCATTTCGGACCGAACATTAACGTTGCCTCGTTCACATTCTAGTTCAGGGCCGTTGGTGGGGCTTCTGAGCACTAGTTTCTGTTTTTAAAGTTTTCCTGCATAAGCTCGTGTTGCAAACGGGAATCTTTGCTTCGTAGCTTTGCAGATGGAATTTTACGTTGCCCACATTTGGCCAACATGACAAACTGGTGTCTTTGTCATGAATGTGGATGGACTGTTTTAATTGTCAATTGAGGAGATTGGTTTAATAACTTTAATTTTTCGCATATGACACATCTCAGGAGGCTTTAcgtttatattattatgttttgattGTTGCATTATATTATGTTGGCTTTATTTGACAACACATCATTTTGCATTTTGGTATACATCATTTGGATGATGCt
It includes:
- the LOC135158570 gene encoding integrase/recombinase xerD homolog, producing the protein MPKVKPGKKLSQRKSTRRSVRDAASQPSPVDLETDVGQVFTSTQSPAAGSSASTTNDGQVSQVSTRRRSGWQQASRPSLEQLHIEREHLLFSSRAPGTHHTYRNAWSVFKQFRLQYHYDISIRPDVEQVAQFIAYLSWNGYAGATISTYISGLAFTMQTLGWPDVTDAFVIRRLVDGCRRKNARRDTRCPITLPILKSILNSLTHVCVNTYDLALFRAAFLIAFFGFLRVGEFTSRSRHEPVPLSEKDVIIQGMGNQAKLRIVIARSKTDQTGRGCSILIPQNVVSYVCPLRAVNDYLALRSSVGSAFFRHFDSSPLTRHQFGQVLKRAISFCGLPVAHFSSHSFRIGAATSAAMACVPDVCIQNMGRWASNTHRLYIRQPLPP